One Brassica oleracea var. oleracea cultivar TO1000 unplaced genomic scaffold, BOL UnpScaffold01146, whole genome shotgun sequence genomic window carries:
- the LOC106320954 gene encoding protein NIM1-INTERACTING 2-like: MSSEMKEERREEDNGKACGDEYRGKSSTEVVRTVTEEEVDEFFKILRRLHVATRIVARVNGGDAERELPSKKRKRIQSLGLRSSLDTNEVQDGESDGINRVGLRNLGLDLNCQPEPEAVKM, translated from the coding sequence ATGAGCTCGGAGATGAAAGAGGAACGCCGCGAAGAAGATAACGGTAAAGCTTGTGGTGATGAGTACAGAGGGAAATCGTCAACAGAAGTTGTACGTACGGTGACGGAGGAAGAGGTGGATGAGTTTTTCAAGATATTACGGAGACTACACGTGGCGACACGGATTGTGGCGAGAGTTAACGGCGGTGACGCTGAACGTGAGTTACCTTCTAAGAAGAGGAAACGGATTCAGAGTCTTGGCCTGAGGAGCTCATTGGATACTAACGAAGTTCAAGATGGAGAATCAGATGGAATAAATCGGGTCGGGCTACGGAATTTGGGTTTGGATCTTAACTGTCAACCGGAACCCGAAGCAGTTAAAATGTAA